One region of Termitidicoccus mucosus genomic DNA includes:
- a CDS encoding DUF1573 domain-containing protein — protein MLFKITKLAICMIASHLLTGPLFSQSLVFQETGKKLTLPRGERYASFSYKFTNKGPDVIKINKVELSCGCSSYELAKTIFEPGETGVINIKMDTIDKGDQGYVVVAIETDEKEGEYMLRGHVTIPTHVTVTPLMLRWQADGEMSEQRLQVTFDAPDKGNTGDIKFNAENLFVRDGHFAVRIEPTQDSNRFYVHVRPKSGMKCADIITVSPNPENYYENIEIIAYIGENRKKL, from the coding sequence ATGTTGTTTAAAATTACAAAATTAGCAATTTGCATGATTGCTTCGCATTTATTAACCGGTCCGCTTTTTTCGCAGTCGCTGGTTTTTCAAGAAACAGGGAAAAAACTCACTTTGCCGCGGGGGGAGCGGTATGCAAGCTTTTCCTACAAGTTTACAAACAAAGGGCCTGATGTCATTAAAATCAACAAAGTCGAGCTGAGCTGCGGGTGCTCCAGTTATGAGCTGGCCAAGACAATCTTTGAGCCTGGTGAGACTGGGGTAATAAATATTAAAATGGACACAATCGACAAGGGGGATCAAGGATATGTTGTGGTTGCCATTGAAACCGATGAAAAAGAAGGTGAATACATGCTTCGCGGTCATGTCACAATACCGACCCATGTAACCGTGACTCCGCTCATGCTCAGGTGGCAGGCGGACGGAGAAATGAGCGAACAACGCCTTCAAGTGACTTTTGATGCTCCCGACAAAGGCAATACGGGGGATATTAAGTTTAATGCCGAAAATCTTTTTGTGAGAGACGGGCATTTCGCTGTCCGTATTGAACCCACTCAGGACAGCAACCGTTTTTACGTCCATGTCCGTCCCAAAAGCGGCATGAAATGCGCGGATATTATCACAGTGTCGCCAAATCCAGAAAATTATTACGAAAATATCGAAATCATTGCATATATTGGCGAAAATCGTAAAAAGCTTTAG
- a CDS encoding mandelate racemase/muconate lactonizing enzyme family protein, with product MKFTRRNWITLAGGAAIAAALPRPLRAAAGDDGQPLIRDFEEPMFDIPRQIAAPARIASLELLRGGTGYFVRARSTDGAEGLVATKQMAEFVPIFEKLVAPHFIGKDARDIEALVDSVYRDHYKNAGLPFWCPVAYVEQSILDMLGKIARKPVCELLGGAWRDEIPVYLSGSARTLPAEEEVAIYERGVAETGARAVKFKIGGRMSRNLDAAPGRTEKVLRLAREKLGPGVTLMADANGSYDPEKAIEIGRLMESLDYAFFEEPCPWENLSETQQVARALKIPVACGEQDSSLWRFRWMLENGVMDIVQPDINYNGGLIRAKRVARIAEKLGHTIVPHNTQTGPASVNILHFAACTKNATPRMEYPWRAPKKAASWYKPDFKITDGKIRVPRTPGLGIEFDADFVAKAKIVATITHKGKASW from the coding sequence ATGAAATTCACCCGACGCAACTGGATCACACTCGCGGGCGGCGCCGCCATCGCCGCCGCCTTGCCACGCCCGCTCCGCGCCGCCGCGGGCGACGACGGCCAGCCGCTCATCCGCGACTTTGAGGAGCCCATGTTCGACATCCCCCGGCAAATCGCGGCGCCCGCGCGCATTGCCTCGCTCGAACTCCTCCGCGGCGGCACGGGCTATTTCGTGCGCGCGCGCTCCACCGACGGCGCCGAGGGCCTGGTCGCGACCAAGCAGATGGCGGAGTTTGTCCCGATTTTTGAAAAACTCGTCGCGCCGCACTTCATCGGCAAGGATGCGCGCGATATCGAGGCGCTCGTCGATTCCGTTTACCGCGACCACTACAAAAACGCCGGCCTGCCCTTCTGGTGCCCCGTCGCCTACGTCGAGCAAAGCATCCTCGACATGCTCGGCAAAATCGCCCGCAAGCCCGTCTGCGAGCTTCTCGGCGGCGCGTGGCGCGACGAAATCCCCGTGTATCTGTCCGGCTCCGCGCGCACGCTCCCCGCCGAAGAGGAAGTCGCCATCTACGAACGCGGCGTCGCCGAGACCGGCGCCAGGGCGGTGAAGTTCAAGATCGGCGGACGCATGAGCCGCAATCTCGACGCCGCGCCCGGCCGCACCGAGAAAGTCCTGCGCCTCGCCCGCGAAAAGCTCGGCCCCGGCGTCACCCTCATGGCCGACGCCAACGGCTCCTACGATCCCGAAAAGGCGATTGAAATCGGCCGGCTCATGGAGTCGCTCGACTACGCGTTTTTCGAGGAGCCGTGCCCGTGGGAAAACCTTTCCGAGACGCAACAAGTCGCCCGCGCGCTCAAAATCCCCGTCGCATGCGGCGAGCAGGACTCGAGCCTGTGGCGTTTCCGCTGGATGCTCGAAAACGGCGTCATGGACATCGTGCAACCCGACATCAACTACAACGGCGGCCTCATCCGCGCCAAGCGGGTCGCGCGCATCGCGGAAAAACTCGGCCACACCATCGTGCCGCACAACACGCAAACCGGCCCCGCCTCGGTCAACATCCTGCACTTTGCCGCGTGCACCAAAAACGCGACCCCGCGCATGGAATACCCATGGCGCGCCCCGAAAAAAGCGGCCTCGTGGTATAAGCCCGATTTCAAAATAACCGACGGCAAAATCCGCGTCCCGAGAACCCCCGGCCTGGGGATCGAGTTCGACGCGGATTTCGTCGCAAAGGCCAAAATCG